The bacterium genome includes a window with the following:
- a CDS encoding GNAT family N-acetyltransferase has translation MIKYAVRGKIDARELDCFFQSWKSPPCLKIGRKLLKGSDLIITARGNGHLVGFLTAVSDKAMIALISLVEVLESHQGKGIGRRLMELAISHYKNFYQIVLITDPDKGRFYEKLGFTEIHGMQIQNFAYGKTIRKQSGKSGK, from the coding sequence ATGATAAAATACGCAGTTAGAGGTAAAATTGACGCGCGGGAATTGGATTGTTTCTTTCAAAGCTGGAAATCGCCGCCATGTTTAAAGATCGGGCGCAAATTGCTGAAAGGTTCTGATCTGATAATAACCGCGAGGGGAAACGGTCATCTGGTTGGTTTTCTTACGGCGGTAAGCGACAAAGCCATGATCGCGCTGATCAGCCTGGTCGAAGTACTGGAATCGCATCAGGGAAAAGGAATAGGCAGGCGCCTAATGGAACTGGCAATATCACACTATAAGAATTTTTATCAGATCGTGCTCATAACGGATCCTGATAAAGGACGATTTTATGAAAAGCTCGGATTTACCGAGATCCATGGCATGCAGATCCAGAATTTTGCGTATGGTAAAACAATAAGAAAGCAATCCGGGAAGAGCGGTAAATAA
- a CDS encoding isoprenylcysteine carboxylmethyltransferase family protein: MISLLSIIGKPTIHPFLFFSGKISGYLAWILFLLIIFNVEIIGKQYDNILINILSFVILSAGLAFIVLSNVNLGRSNRLGLPEDNDNTALKTGGIYRISRNPMYVGFNLLTLSSIIYSANILIAIPGVYSIFIYHLIILGEEKFLKARFGASYADYKKKVRRYV, encoded by the coding sequence ATGATCAGTCTCTTATCGATCATCGGCAAACCGACCATCCATCCTTTTTTATTTTTCAGCGGCAAAATATCCGGATACTTGGCCTGGATTCTGTTTTTGCTGATAATCTTCAATGTCGAGATCATAGGGAAGCAGTACGACAACATTCTGATCAATATTCTATCATTCGTTATTTTGTCGGCAGGCCTTGCATTTATCGTGCTGAGCAATGTAAATTTGGGGCGTTCAAACAGGCTGGGATTGCCCGAAGATAATGATAATACCGCCCTCAAGACCGGCGGCATCTACCGGATCAGCCGCAACCCGATGTACGTTGGTTTTAACCTGCTCACTCTTTCCTCAATAATATATTCCGCGAATATATTGATCGCAATTCCGGGCGTATACAGCATTTTCATCTATCATCTGATAATATTGGGTGAAGAAAAGTTTCTTAAAGCGCGCTTCGGCGCGTCATACGCGGATTACAAGAAAAAAGTCAGAAGGTACGTATAA
- a CDS encoding YncE family protein, whose translation MNKSRLCICMVFGLLLTAMASGQWLETNIPVGAGPWALAYNPTNNKIYCANYDNTSVTVIDGAANNVITTISVGWQPYALVYNTTNNKIYCGTADMTVAVIDCATDSVIKTIGGVYWGWAMIFNPTNNKIYCSSFFIDSVTVIDCIADTVMSIVAVGNEPWEMVHNPTNNEVYCANGQSDNVTVIDGATDSVIANITVGNQPECLLYNPTNNKVYCSNSISDNVTVIDGATDSVIAIIAVGSGPWVLIHNPTNNKVYCANYGGYSVTVIDCVTDSAITTISTGNTPVDLIYNPTNNKIYCANGQSDNVTVIDGAGDSVITTIAVEEQPEALTYNPLQNRTYVANYNSASVSVLRDITGIIEGEARRVSKSCFGSTIVSGPLQLPKGKTCRVFDITGRVVIPDQLKPGVYFVEVDGSLKQKMVKVR comes from the coding sequence ATGAACAAATCTAGGTTATGTATCTGTATGGTTTTTGGGCTCTTACTTACTGCGATGGCAAGCGGTCAGTGGCTCGAGACGAATATCCCCGTGGGAGCTGGTCCCTGGGCCCTGGCTTATAACCCGACCAATAACAAGATCTACTGCGCTAATTATGATAACACTAGTGTAACCGTAATTGACGGTGCTGCCAATAATGTAATCACGACCATAAGCGTCGGATGGCAGCCGTATGCATTGGTCTATAATACTACTAATAACAAGATCTACTGCGGTACCGCTGACATGACTGTGGCTGTGATCGATTGTGCAACGGACAGCGTGATCAAGACCATTGGCGGGGTATATTGGGGATGGGCTATGATATTTAATCCGACCAACAACAAAATCTACTGCTCATCTTTTTTTATTGACAGTGTGACAGTGATCGATTGTATCGCGGACACGGTTATGTCTATAGTTGCCGTAGGGAATGAACCTTGGGAAATGGTCCACAATCCTACCAATAACGAAGTCTACTGCGCAAATGGGCAAAGCGATAACGTAACCGTGATCGACGGTGCCACAGACAGCGTGATCGCGAACATTACTGTAGGAAATCAACCGGAATGTCTGCTCTACAACCCAACCAATAACAAAGTCTACTGTAGTAATTCAATAAGCGATAATGTAACCGTGATCGACGGCGCCACGGACAGTGTGATCGCAATCATAGCTGTAGGAAGCGGACCGTGGGTCCTTATCCATAACCCGACCAATAACAAGGTATACTGCGCAAATTATGGTGGCTATAGTGTGACCGTGATCGACTGCGTCACGGACAGCGCGATTACGACCATTTCCACGGGGAATACGCCTGTCGATCTTATCTATAACCCGACCAATAACAAGATCTACTGCGCAAATGGGCAAAGCGATAATGTGACCGTGATCGATGGTGCTGGGGACAGCGTGATCACGACCATCGCGGTGGAAGAACAGCCAGAAGCCCTTACCTATAATCCTCTGCAAAATCGGACTTATGTGGCTAATTATAATAGTGCAAGCGTTTCGGTGCTTCGGGATATTACTGGAATTATCGAAGGTGAAGCACGGCGTGTTTCAAAATCCTGTTTTGGCTCAACCATCGTTAGCGGCCCCCTGCAGCTTCCCAAAGGCAAAACCTGCCGCGTCTTCGATATCACGGGCCGGGTAGTAATCCCTGACCAGCTTAAGCCGGGCGTTTATTTTGTTGAGGTCGATGGTTCGTTAAAACAAAAAATGGTGAAGGTTAGATAG
- a CDS encoding serpin family protein encodes MKTFFPVHDLARIIGSSLFIIIISGSINSCAAKDTSVDDTGSTPEGVSTVVNANNRFAFELYTKFNERSGSKAENIFFSPYSIVVALTMTYEGARGQTAEEMRTVFHIPEDANLRRSNFAKIINEINGKDKKYKLSTANALWAQKDYKFLDGYTNAVEKFYGGKVTNLDFVKQGEKSRQTINTWVEDQTNKKIKDLIPPGVLDAYTRLVLTNAIYFKGTWAKQFDKKETRDEDFRTGAGENVKVPMMRLTGVDAEFYYGETEEIQMLEMAYEGEDLSMVMLLPKEDKLEEIERSITSEKWSEWKGMVSERRVDVYIPKFKFETQYFMVDALTEMGMPSAFDTELADFSGMDGTKFLLIQNVIHKAFIEVNEEGTEAAAATAVIMGIDSAMPRIPVFRADHPFIFAVQQRNTGNILFLGKVSDPSL; translated from the coding sequence ATGAAGACGTTTTTCCCTGTTCATGATCTTGCCAGGATCATCGGTTCATCCCTATTCATCATTATCATCTCCGGCAGCATTAATTCCTGCGCGGCAAAAGACACAAGCGTCGACGATACCGGTTCGACTCCCGAAGGCGTCAGCACGGTCGTGAATGCCAATAACCGGTTCGCCTTTGAGCTTTATACAAAATTCAACGAAAGATCCGGATCAAAGGCTGAAAATATCTTCTTTTCGCCATACAGCATCGTGGTCGCTCTGACCATGACTTATGAAGGCGCGAGAGGACAGACCGCGGAGGAAATGCGAACGGTTTTTCACATCCCCGAAGACGCGAATCTAAGGAGATCTAATTTCGCGAAAATAATAAACGAAATAAACGGCAAAGACAAAAAATACAAACTCTCAACGGCAAACGCCCTGTGGGCGCAAAAAGACTATAAGTTCCTTGATGGATATACGAATGCGGTCGAAAAATTTTACGGCGGAAAGGTCACCAACCTGGATTTCGTCAAGCAGGGCGAAAAATCCCGCCAAACGATCAACACCTGGGTTGAAGACCAGACCAATAAAAAGATCAAAGACCTGATCCCGCCCGGCGTCCTTGATGCTTACACCAGACTGGTATTGACGAATGCGATATATTTCAAGGGAACGTGGGCGAAGCAATTTGACAAAAAAGAAACCAGAGATGAAGATTTTAGAACCGGTGCCGGTGAAAACGTGAAGGTCCCGATGATGAGGCTGACCGGCGTGGACGCGGAATTCTATTATGGCGAGACCGAGGAGATCCAGATGCTGGAAATGGCGTACGAGGGCGAAGACCTGTCCATGGTGATGCTCCTGCCAAAAGAAGATAAATTGGAGGAAATCGAAAGGTCCATTACTTCGGAAAAGTGGTCGGAATGGAAGGGCATGGTCAGCGAAAGAAGGGTGGATGTCTACATCCCAAAATTCAAGTTCGAGACACAGTATTTTATGGTTGATGCTCTGACCGAAATGGGCATGCCTTCGGCATTTGACACGGAGCTTGCCGACTTCTCCGGAATGGACGGCACGAAATTTCTTCTTATTCAGAACGTGATCCATAAAGCGTTCATCGAAGTGAACGAGGAAGGTACCGAAGCCGCGGCCGCGACCGCCGTGATCATGGGGATCGATTCCGCGATGCCAAGGATCCCGGTATTCCGTGCCGACCATCCATTCATCTTTGCTGTCCAGCAACGGAATACGGGTAATATACTATTCTTAGGCAAGGTCAGCGATCCCAGCCTATAA